The window attttggtctttgctaaattaactctaaggccctttaatTCCAGACCTTGCctccatacctgaaatttcttatagtagttctgatagtgattcagtaATGAGAACAAGGTCTttggcatagaggagctctcaaGGGCAGCCAGTCTTAAGTTGCTCTGTTATAGCTTGGAGGATGATGATAAACAAGAGGGGGCTAAGAACTAATCCCTGATGGACTCCTACTTGTACACTAACCTCCTTGCTATACTCATTGGTGACTCTcatctgtacatggcttgtacagctctcacaaaccactcatctatccctagcttccacATTGCTCACTAGATAAGCGAGTAGGGACGtgtctccatgtcaacaaaagccagaaacatgtttgttttttttggccaagtatttctcctgcagttgcttcACCAGGAAGATAGCATCCATATTGTGAGACACCATATGTGTCACACAATGTGGAAGCTATGTACAGTAAGCTTGtaaagtgtttctttttttttcaagtagtGTATAAATACAGAAACTATTGTAGTGGCTAAAACCAGAAAATATCAACACAAATAGGAATAAAATTTCTGTTTTGAGTGtgtgagagatttagctgctacttctagcaggttgtAAAGACTTCAACTTTTGGTACAAATGAACAAATATAGATGTAGCAGGTGAGAGTTGTACAGAGTGTGTCTTGTTGAGAGAAACAGGAACCATTATAGTAAATTATTGCAGCATGGTTGTaagtaaatgtttatattaatgCTAACTCACATATTTTCTATTGACATGGAAATGATCAGTTCTGTATTTTCTCAAACCCGGTACCTCGATCAGTGTTACAAACCAAATAATAACCAACTGAAGTTGTTCCCTAAAAGCTTATCTATCTTGTtacatccttaaccctttagtatttaaaccggccataatagctaacctgttttatgttcaaactgaccagatccaggccctcacacctaccctacaatgttattctacattaagtaattacaccatcaagatcttgaagatatgagataatgcatgattaattcaaatcaatgggaatcaataggcattgtttgattgaataatctgaacactaaagggttaaacatataaGTTTCTCACTTTTAACCTCCTCAAAAGTCACTTAGATATTAGGATGCTTCAACCCAAAGAATCTTCCATTATACAAACATTTCGAAGTGGACAATTTATTTCTTTGCTATTTAACACAATGTCTCTCTTGTTACTCACACAAAATCTTCAATAGGTAACAGGACAAGAAGCATTTTCCATTCACAAAAATGCTTTTATGATATAGGTGTTGCAATTAATATATAGGATTACATACAGAAACACTTTTATTAAATGGTATTTTGTTATAAATAGTATGTTTAATGGTGAATCATCCTTGAGAAAGCTAATTTCAAGTCTAGAAAATACCATCCAAAAAATCATGTAGCTAAAAGATTAATGTGAAATTTAAGagattcttaaaagaaaaatttaatttacatatgAAGGTGGAAATTTTATCATGAATCACAAGattttttacataaatttttaattcatttgttCTTATTTCCAACAAATCATCTCatgtaaatatttactcatttaaAAACATGGCTTTTAAATGGCAATAATTTTGCACAACTTTCCCATCTGTAAAGTTTTACCCTTTTATCTTTTCATAATGATCAATGAGACCGAGTCTCTGGTAGgaacattaaaaacaaatgacAGAAAATGGATCTTTTTCCAGGGTGAGTTTATGGATTATAGGACAAGAAACACAGATTTCCAACATATTTCACGTTAATAATTTTTTACTCTTGTCTTTTCACAAGTGCAGCACAAATACACAATTCCATTGCATTCAATGATTCACCTAAATATAATCATAGTGCCAAGGTATGTATTTGTTTTCAATTACGACTTTATTATCCACAAAGAGAAATTCCTGATGTGTCGGTGAAAAGGTTTCTTTCAAACAAGAGCAAATGTACTGACACGACGAGAAAATTCAAAAAGAATGATATCCAAAGTATTTCAACATAATAAACTCCAAATGTGTACTGGAAGGTGGACACTGTAGGTTTAGATTGACAAGTTAAGACTTTACTCTGGTGTGTATTCGTTCGTGTCTTTTTAACAGACTGTTAGTGATAAAAGATTTCTCACAGACTttacaatgataaggtttcttaCCAGTGTGTATTCTTCTGTGAACTACAAGATTAGAatcatcagagaatgatttaccacatatttCACAACGAAAGGGTTTTTCCCCAGTGTGGCTACGCATGTGGATAACAAGACTACAATtaacagagaatgatttgccacatatttcacaatggtacggtttttccccagtatggcTACGTATATGGATTTCAAGATTAGaattatcagagaatgatttgccacatatTTCACAATGGAAAGGTTTTTCTCCAGTGTGGATTCGTTGGTGACTTGTCAAATCACTGCTATTCACAAAACACTTCTGGCATACTCCACACTGGTAAGGTTTCTCTCCACTGTGGATCCGTTTGTGACTGGTTATATAGCTATTGTCAACAAACGATTTCCCGcatatatcacagtgatagggtttctctccGCTGTGGATTCTTCTGTGTCTTGTTAAACTACTGTTATTGATaaagcatttgccacacacatcACAGTGGAAcggtttctctccagtgtgacTGCGTATGTGCACTACAAGACTTGAATTATCAGAGAAGCATTTCTCGCATATCTCACAGTGGAAAGGTTTCTCTCCGGTGTGGCAGCGTATGTGGCTAACGAGGCTGGAATTCTGAGTGAATGATTTGCCACACACATcgcaatgataaggtttctcgcCAGTGTGGATCCTTTTGTGAACGACAAGATAGGAATTATCAGTGAATGTTTTCCCACACACATCACAATAACAGGCTTTTTCGCCAGTGTGAATTATTCTATGTTTTTTAAGCTTAGAATTACTAACAAAAGATTTCCCGCATATTTCACAGTTGTAAGGTTTTTCTCCGCTGTGGATTCTTTTGTGCTTCGTTAAATAACTATTATAATCGAAAGatttcccacagatttcacagtggaaCGGTTTTCCTCTGTcgtgtatttctttgtgtgcgAAGAATTCCCGTTctgaagaaaatgttttcttACAAACCTCACAGCAATATTCAGGAATATTTCTCTCTGGTGATGTTTGTTTAGTAAATGTCTCACAAGATAAAGAGGTCTCACCACTGTGTGTTTCTGTTACTGAATCGATATTATTGAAAACGGTTGGGTTTAAAGTGTCCAAGGGATTAACGTCTTCCATATTAAAGAATTTGAGAAGTCTTTAAAACTGAGAAATGCCAACCAATATATGATAAGGTACAGCTTCTTGTTTCTCATCTCAGGATTGCTTGGAAGAAAATAGGCAAAGAAGATATATTTTCTACTTAAAACTGAGAAATTCCTGTCCAATGCAGACCACTACGATTCTGTTTCTCGTCTCCGATATTACGGGACCCAGTTTACATGATATAATGGCATTAATTAATACATTAATTAATACAGATGACGTAATTAAACTAATTGCAAAATAACGGTGTCGTTGATCATTTTCACCTTACCTCAATTATACCGGTGACACATATTGAAAGTCCCCATATGTAATTTAATGCATTCAGATTCGGTCAATTATAGCAAATTTATTCCGTCACTTGTATCCATTCTAGGATCTTTCATAGAAAAGATCCTGCTTTTGctttactctttctttccttttacgatcccttttgatcgaaaaccaacccgcctttttttatccccaaaagaaaagctctaccttgtaatttgtcccgtctgtgtgctgccctgtgtggctaataaagaaacatattatacGTCACTAGAGTTTTCTTTGGGGGAAAATGAGCTGCCCTTTCTAGCAGGTCGCCCAATTATGTAAACACTCTCACTCTCATATAACTTCTATTATTCTGAATGCGTTAATGAAAGCCAGAAATTGTGTTGGGGACTTTTACTGTGTGTCACCGGTGTCTTCAATGACACCAGCGAGTAAGTATCTTCATtagttaatttagttaatttaatTACGTCATTTATAGTAATTATTCGAATTATATCATGTAATCACAGTTCCGTATTATCTGAGACGAGAAACAGAATCCTAATCGATAGTATTCACGGGCATTTCCAGTTTTTGATGCTTCTCAAATTCTTTAATATGGAAGACGTTAATCCCTTGGACACTTTAAACCCAACCGTTTTCAATGATATCGATTCAGTAACAGAAACACACAGTGGTGAGACCTCTTTATCTTGTGAGACATTTACTAAACAAACATCACCAGAGAGAAATATTCCTGAATATTGCTGTGAGGTTTGTAAGAAAACATTTTCTTCGGAACGGGAATTCTTcgcacacaaagaaatacacgACAGAGGAAAACCGttccactgtgaaatctgtgggaaatCTTTCGATTATAATAGTTATTTAACGAAGCACAAAAGAATCCACAGCGGAGAAAAACCTTACAACTGTGAAATATGCGGGAAATCTTTTGTTAGTAATTCGAATCTTGTTACTCACAAACGTAGTCACAGTGGAGAAAAACCTTATCGTTGTGATGTGTGCGGGAAAGCCTTTATGATCAACAGTTATTTAACAGCACACAAACGAATCCACACTGGAGAGAAACCTTGCCGTTGCGAAATCTGTGGGAAATCCTTCTCTGATTGTTCCAGTCTTATAGTTCACAAACGCAGTCACACCGGAGaaaaaccttatcagtgtgatgtGTGCGGGAAAGCATTTGTTTCCAACAGTAATTTAACAAAACACAAGATAATACACAGTGGAGAGAAACcgtttcactgtgaaatctgtggcaaaTCTTTCACTCAGAATTCAAGTCTTGTAATTCACGTCCGTAGTCACACGGGAGAACAACCCTATCactgtgaaatttgtgggaaatctTTTGGGAATAATCGTGATTTAAAGAGTCACGAACGAATCCATACTGGTGAAAAGCCGTACAATTGTGAAATTTGCGGGAAATCGTTTTCTGTTAATTCTTGTCTTGTGGTTCACAGGAGAATCCACACTGGAgaaaaaccttatcattgtgatgtaTGTGGGAAATCGTTCTCTGATTATTCCAGTCTTGTAGTTCACAAAAGAATCCATACCGGTGAAAAGCCATATCGATGTGGAATCTGTGCTAAATCATTTATCACAAATGGTcacttaaaaacacacacacaaatacacagtggCGAAAAGTCTTTTAACTGTGAAATGTAAGAAAGTCTTGTAAatctacaagtatatatatatatgtatatactttatttaaataaagcatattactctacctctgctatttgagtactcttttttccaccttgtttcacatttatgtgcttactccgctatataataatgataataataatgaaattattgtatacagtgctcaggtgcaccacaacttgtcagaaagtgcgtataaagtacatgcagtaatgtagaaatgtctggaaagcgaacaatgtatgagtcagatacatgcttgtatctgactccaatatatatatattgtatctgactccaatatatatatattgtatctgactccaatatatatatattgtatctgactccaatatatatatattgtatctgactccaatatatatatattggagagtaTTTTTCATGGTGaaatactttgaaaaatcattctctttcaatttttatCTTGTAGTTTACAAATTTAATGTCATTAATAAATCCTTATCTTTGGATAATAGAGTTATTATTGAAATTTAGATACATACTCTGacacatacttagatacatactcTGACACAAAGTTTTATCAAGATGAGAAACCTTTCACACTGAAATCCACGTGAAGTAAATCTATATTTGTATTGCACTGGTGGATTTTGAAATATGTTGAAAAACATTCTCTGAGTTCTAGAGCTGTGATCCATAAATTCACTCTGGAGAAAGATCTATTTACggttatttgtttttaatgtacCTAACAGAGACTCAGTTTTATAGATTATGACTGGAAAAACACAAAGGTAaaactttatggatgtgaaatttGTGCAAAATTATTGCCATTTAAAATGTTgagtaagaaaacaagaaaatattcaaaGGATTTGTTGAAAATATTCTCTTTAAATAGAAAATGAACAAATGATTGAGGAGTTCATTAAGGACAAATTAttcacatttatatgtaaatcgaactcttattttagaaaatattaatttaaaatgataatattataactatggatagaagcactccgtcggttacgacaacgagggttccagttgatccgaatcaacggaacagcctgctcgtgaaattaacgtgtaagtggctgagcactccacagacacatgcacccttaacgtagttctcggggatattcagcgtgacacagagagtgacaaggccggccctttgaaatacagaatgagagaaagttgtggtgaaagagtacagtagggatcaccaccatccctgccggagcctcgtggagctttaggcgttttcgctcaataaacactcacaacgcccggtctgggaatcgaaaccgcgatcctacgaccgtgagtccgctgccctaaccactgggccattgcgcctccattataACTATAATAGATGCTTATGGGTATTTTCTGGAAACTGATATTTTCTGAAAttacttgtttcaaaatttgatttACCACTATTAATATTGTCTTTGTATATAATTTACACAAAAATCAAGATAGTGGGTCCCATATCTTGTTACACATCAGGCAGTTAAAGCAATCCACAAATCTTTTTGTAACGACAGTGCTTTTATGAAGAGTTAGAAATTGCACTTATTTGGTTATTATGGTCTTTTGCTCGTTTATGTTGACAGCCATATTTGgtggtttctttttgtttatttgttgttaatGTTAAGGTGAAGTCTACTAGGACCATTACCAAAAATGTCGAATAGATGTTACCAGAACTACAAAAATTAGGTCTGAGAGATTGTTATCTTTAAACCATCTTGTAACACCAATCCTTTGTTACCTCCAGCTAAAATAGTGAATTACAATAGATGAAAGAAGAAAAGTTGGTCTCTGTTATACTTTGCTGAGGACCTACAAACCAGCTGCTGTAGCCATTTGTACAATATTAATGGTGGTGATAACCAACCAAATTGGTTTTCAGTATAAAAAGTAACTTGTACTAAGTGTGTATCTGTGAAACTGGATATTTGTAATGATGCATACTCCTAACACTTCATTCATTATAACGTACCATAAAGTGAAAGTTTGCTGTGTATTTGGCCTGAAAATATCACATCATGTATATaactcatgtatatataggtgtaggagtggctgtgtggtaagtagcttgctaaccaaccacatggttccgggttcagtcccactgcgtggcatcttgggcaagcgtcttctactatagcctcgggccgaccaatgccttgtgagtggatttggtagacggaaactgaaagaagcctgtcgtatatatgtatatatatatatgtgtgtgtgtgtgtttgtgtgtctgtgtttgtccccctagcattgcttgacaaccgatgctggtgtgtttacgttcccgtcacttagcggttcggcaaaagagaccgatagaataagtactgggcttacaaagaataagtcccggggtcgatttgctcgactaaaggcggtgctccagcatggccgcagtcaaatgactgaaacaagtaaaagagtaactcagTTATATTTTTGAAACATTACACCTTCCACAGCAGTGATGGTCTTCTCCAATTGTCACATTCTCTCATATTGCTTTGTATTTTTCAGGATTGTTTTCAGATTTAGATCTAGTTTTTTTCCACAACTATCATATGACTACTTCTCAgcatttaaaatttctttgctgAATCTGTTCATATTTGGTCGTCAGTTTTCTTAAGGATGATTCCATTTTTACtaacctcttcctctctctgaatATCTGCACCAAGACACAGTGAATGGTGATCACCAACTGACTTTGCAAAAGATTCACATCActcgttaaaagcaccatccgttcatggccgtttgccagctctatctgacccccgtgtcagtggcacgtaaaagcaccatccgttcgtgtccgttgccagcctcgcctggcacctgtgcgggtggcacgtaaaaagcacccactacactcatggagtggttggcgttaggaagggcatccagccgtagaaacactgccagatctgactgggcctgacgaagccttccagcttcacagaccccagttgaaccgtccaacccatgctagaatggaaagtggacgctaaatgatgatgatgagataactGAGTGTGTAGTAATGTACTGTCTGGGATGTGTTGTTGGCAATAAGAAAATTTTAGCAAATTTAAGTGAGATTCAAACAAGGAATGGTAGTATGAACAGATGTATTTCTACAGTCAGTCTTTATAATATTTAAGatgtgtatttttgttgtttatcatTCTTTCTAGTGATGTTAGTTGATATAGTCTAATGTAATATTTGAGAGAAGGATTGGTGATATGACAGTTAGTGCTATTTTTCACTCAATACATGCAAATGGAAGaagtaaataatttgtttttttaaaatatattttgaaacataCTTTTTTCCTTCTCTAAATTATAATTAACGGCACATTGCGTTATCTCCATACTCCTATGATATTTACTATTGCCCAGCATCCAGTAACATCGCACCGGATGCGTCGTTCACTGGGGTACGCTGTTCTGCAATCAGTTCACATTCACTTTATGAGTTACATGCGACACTGTGCCACCCAGGTGTAATACGTCTTCATCATTTCGTCTGCAGTAGAAATCTTCCATATTCATTGGAGAATGTGAAACAAATTTGTAGGAATTGCTCTATATGTCAAGAAGTGAAGCCACAATATTATAAACCAAACTTAGTTGACTTAATTAAggctggatggaagcactccgtcagttacgacgatgagggttctggttgatccgaatcaacggaacagcctgcttgtgaaattaacgtgtaagtggctgagcactccacagacacgtgcacccttaacgtagttctcggggatattcagcgtgacacagagagtgacaaggccggccctttgaaatacaggtacaacagaaacaggaagtaagagtgagagaaagttgtggtgaaagagtacagcagggatcaccaccatcccctgccggcgCCTCGTAGaacttttttaggtgttttcgctcaataaacactcacaacgcccggtctgggaatcgaaaccgcgatcctatgaccgcgagtccgct of the Octopus sinensis linkage group LG1, ASM634580v1, whole genome shotgun sequence genome contains:
- the LOC115214213 gene encoding zinc finger protein OZF-like, whose translation is MEDVNPLDTLNPTVFNNIDSVTETHSGETSLSCETFTKQTSPERNIPEYCCEVCKKTFSSEREFFAHKEIHDRGKPFHCEICGKSFDYNSYLTKHKRIHSGEKPYNCEICGKSFVSNSKLKKHRIIHTGEKACYCDVCGKTFTDNSYLVVHKRIHTGEKPYHCDVCGKSFTQNSSLVSHIRCHTGEKPFHCEICEKCFSDNSSLVVHIRSHTGEKPFHCDVCGKCFINNSSLTRHRRIHSGEKPYHCDICGKSFVDNSYITSHKRIHSGEKPYQCGVCQKCFVNSSDLTSHQRIHTGEKPFHCEICGKSFSDNSNLEIHIRSHTGEKPYHCEICGKSFSVNCSLVIHMRSHTGEKPFRCEICGKSFSDDSNLVVHRRIHTGKKPYHCKVCEKSFITNSLLKRHERIHTRVKS